The Sphingomonas donggukensis genomic interval CCCGCCGCCGACGCCGAGCATTTCCGCCGACGCGCCGGTCCGGCCGGCTGCGAGCAGGCGGGTGAGGCCACTCCATCCGCCATCGACCTCGCCGATCACCGCATCTGCATCGACCTCGACGCCATCGAAGGTCAGTCGCGATGCGAAGCTGCTGTCGGCCAGCCGCTGCGGATCGTTGGCGAGCCCCGCGGCGCCCGCTTCGACGGCGAACAGCGTCACGCCGTCCTTCTCGCCGGCTGCGCCGGCGGTGCGGGCCGCCACGATCAGCAGGTCGGCGACATGGCCGTGGGTCACGAACCGCTTGGTGCCGCTCAACCGGAACCCGTTGCCGGCGCGCTCGGCCTTCAGGGCGATGTCGGTGCGGTGCTTGGGGCCTTCATCGATTGCCAGCGCCGCGACGGTGTCGCCCGAAAGGATGCCGGGGAACCAGCGCGCGGCGTGCGCGGTGCCGCCCAGCGCCGATACCGCAGCGACCGCGGTCGTGAGGAAGGGGGAGGGCGTCAGATTGCGCCCGATCTCCTCCAGCACGACGCCTGCCTCGACATGGCCAAGACCCAGGCCTCCGTCGGCCTCGGGGATCAGGATGCCGGTGAAGCCCATCTCGGCAAAGGATTTCCACAGCGTCCGATCGAAACCGGTCGCATCCTTGGCATCGCGCAGGCGCCGCATGTGGCCGACCGGGGCGTGCTCGGCGACATACTCC includes:
- a CDS encoding acyl-CoA dehydrogenase family protein, giving the protein MPLFLNDEQTMLRDTAKEYVAEHAPVGHMRRLRDAKDATGFDRTLWKSFAEMGFTGILIPEADGGLGLGHVEAGVVLEEIGRNLTPSPFLTTAVAAVSALGGTAHAARWFPGILSGDTVAALAIDEGPKHRTDIALKAERAGNGFRLSGTKRFVTHGHVADLLIVAARTAGAAGEKDGVTLFAVEAGAAGLANDPQRLADSSFASRLTFDGVEVDADAVIGEVDGGWSGLTRLLAAGRTGASAEMLGVGGGAMDMTVAYLKERKQFGVPIGSFQALQHRAAHLYSEMEVARAATLKAQQLLDASDPGADAAVSVAKAMTGLATTLSVQEGIQMHGGIGMTDEYDIGFYMKRARVLAEMFGDTNFHTDQLARAAGY